From the genome of Mycobacterium kansasii ATCC 12478:
CGCCACATCAGCAGCGGGTGGGAAAACCATTGCCGTTCAACGACGAAAGGCATTTGGCCGCGCATCAGTTCCTCGTCGATGAAGCGTATCTGCTCGATGCTCAGGAATATCGCCACTGGCTGGACTTGCTCACTGACGACGTCCATTACTTCATGCCGGTCCGGGTCACGACCGCGCTCGGTGCTGGTTTTGACACCTCGCCGGGCATGGCACATTTCGACGAGAACAAGTACTCGCTGAGCCGGCGGGTTGCACGGTTCCTGACCGAGCATGCCTGGACCGAGGATCCTCCGTCGAGGCTGCGGCACTACGTCACTAACGTTCGTACGTTTGCCTGTGCAGACGATGCACACCTGGTTGTCGAGTCGGCTGAATTGCTCTTCCGAAGCCGCGGCGATGTCAACGACGGTGCCTTGATCTCATGCGGCCGCGAAGACCTCTTGCGCTTTGATGGCCGGCGGTGGCTGCTGGCTCGTCGGATCATTTTGTTCGACGAGTCGGTCATCCGCATGCAGAATCTGGCGGTGTTCCTATGACCGTGCGTTGGGAAGGCAAAGGTGAAGTTGTCACGGCAGCCCGTCGGGCCGCGCGCGAACTTGTCGAGCTCGAAGCTGGCGCGGTCGGTGAAACACTCAGGATCGCAAACGAATTCACTGAGGTAGTGGTACAGCGGGTGGATACTCGGAACGGATCGCGACTGCTGATCAGATCACCTCGGTCCGGACAGTGGGTCACCCTCGATGCCCTCGAAGGCGAGTCGTTGACCTGGCAGAACGGCCGTACCTTGGCGGCGATGGTGGGCAACATGTACGCGCCGCTACTGCCGGACCAGGACAGTGCGCGATGACGGGATGGCTCGACGGCAAGCGGGCTCTTGTGGTTGGGGCGGGCTCTGGGATCGGCAGGGCCGTTGTTGACGCATTTCGTGCTGAAGGCGCCCGGGTGGCCGTGGTCGAACGGGACCACGCCAAATGCGAGAAGCTCATTCATGAGCTGCCCGATGTCCCGGTAGTCGAGGGTGACGCGACTACGCGTCGGGTCAACGATCTTGCCGTCGCCGCTGCGGTCGAAGCTTTCGGCGGCCTCG
Proteins encoded in this window:
- a CDS encoding 3-phenylpropionate/cinnamic acid dioxygenase subunit beta — encoded protein: MLGDHAPHQQRVGKPLPFNDERHLAAHQFLVDEAYLLDAQEYRHWLDLLTDDVHYFMPVRVTTALGAGFDTSPGMAHFDENKYSLSRRVARFLTEHAWTEDPPSRLRHYVTNVRTFACADDAHLVVESAELLFRSRGDVNDGALISCGREDLLRFDGRRWLLARRIILFDESVIRMQNLAVFL